One part of the Glycine max cultivar Williams 82 chromosome 14, Glycine_max_v4.0, whole genome shotgun sequence genome encodes these proteins:
- the LOC100806016 gene encoding WRKY transcription factor 71, with the protein MENEKDRFYDPFHYNHHHDQQLNHSSSSFPFFRDNNNNSAPIGSQLNFQGFDDHNNPSSHHHTTFTDCLHGSMDYNTLSRAFDMSCSSSEVISSNIVENPKKPSAGGDSVGVSGNQQSTPNSSVSSSSNEAEAIIEEDSTKSQKDKQPKGCEEGDEKSKKENKPKKKEKKPREPRFSFLTKSEIDHLEDGYRWRKYGQKAVKNSPYPRSYYRCTSQKCGVKKRVERSFQDPTIVITTYEGQHNHHCPATLRGSAASMLSSPSFFGSSYMASSLPQDFLAQLLPSYSQNDHQNPMFNQNLSHNLHPQPQQQQQFQLSRDYGLLQDLLPSFPGKQVP; encoded by the exons ATGGAGAATGAGAAGGACCGTTTTTATGATCCCTTTCATTACAACCACCACCATGATCAGCAACTCAACCACTCATCATCAAGCTTTCCATTCTTTAgggacaacaacaacaactcagCACCAATTGGCTCACAATTAAACTTTCAAGGGTTTGATGATCATAATAACCCTTCTTCTCATCATCACACCACTTTCACTGACTGCTTACATGGTTCCATGGATTACAACACCCTCTCAAGAGCCTTTGACATGTCTTGTTCATCTTCTGAAGTGATCTCCTCCAATATTGTTGAAAACCCCAAGAAGCCTAGTGCAGGAGGAGACTCTGTGGGGGTCAGTGGGAACCAACAATCAACACCTAATTCATCTGTGTCTTCATCATCCAATGAAGCTGAAGCAATCATAGAAGAAGACTCAACCAAGAGCCAGAAAGATAAGCAGCCAAAAGGGtgtgaagaaggagatgaaaagTCTAAGAAAGA GAACAaacccaaaaagaaagagaaaaagccAAGAGAGCCTCGCTTTTCCTTCTTGACTAAAAGTGAGATCGATCACCTTGAAGATGGATACAGATGGAGAAAATATGGACAGAAAGCGGTCAAGAATAGTCCATACCCaag GAGCTATTATAGATGCACGAGTCAGAAGTGCGGTGTAAAGAAAAGGGTGGAGAGATCATTCCAGGACCCAACAATCGTGATCACAACATATGAAGGGCAACACAACCATCACTGTCCAGCAACACTAAGGGGCAGTGCTGCAAGCATGTTGTCATCACCTTCCTTTTTTGGTTCCTCTTATATGGCGTCAAGCTTACCCCAAGATTTTCTTGCTCAGTTGCTTCCAAGTTATAGCCAAAATGATCACCAAAATCCAATGTTTAACCAAAACCTTTCCCATAATCTCCATCCCCAGCCTCAACAGCAGCAGCAGTTCCAACTCTCTCGTGACTATGGTTTGTTGCAAGACCTACTACCATCATTCCCTGGCAAACAAGTGCCATGA